Part of the Marinobacterium rhizophilum genome is shown below.
AACCCTGGATCAGCAGCAGGCTACCCAGGGCGACTGCAACAAGCGTGGGGGTGGCGAATAAACTGGACATGGGCTCTACAGCTCCTTTGCATGGGGTCATGCGCCAGCCTAGCTGCAACACCTGGCGCCGTAAAGCACCCACTGTGGCCGTCACAGGGACAGATGCGCTGCTGGCAGGCTGTTAGATCCCTTCAGCCAGACTGGCATCCCAGGGTAACCAGGGCAATCCCGACTGCAATGCCGCCACCTGGGTCTCCCGCTCCCGCCCGAGATAGCCGTACACCCGGATGCCAAACACATGCATCATCAGGCTCGCGGCCCGCTGTTGTGCCAGCAACGGCGGATACTCGCGCACCAGGTATTCAACATAGATGTTTTCGATCTGGCCTAGATAGCTACAGATTTTCCGGTGCAACTCTCCCCCGCTGGCCGCCAGTTCAAGCTGACTCTTGACCAGAAAGCAGCTGCAATAGTCCGTCCTGCTGGCCTCGTCCAGCATGCGCAGCAGCTGGCGGCACAGACCGACGCCGACCGAAGGAGCCGATTCCAGGGTCTGGCGCAGCGTCTCGCGGGACTGGCGCGCATAGTGGTCCAGCGCGGCCTGGTATAGACCCTCCTTGTTGCCAAAGGCCAGGTACAGGCTG
Proteins encoded:
- a CDS encoding TetR/AcrR family transcriptional regulator, whose protein sequence is MTRVQFDREAVIQDCTRLFWQQGFSGASMQDVVKATGLKPGSLYLAFGNKEGLYQAALDHYARQSRETLRQTLESAPSVGVGLCRQLLRMLDEASRTDYCSCFLVKSQLELAASGGELHRKICSYLGQIENIYVEYLVREYPPLLAQQRAASLMMHVFGIRVYGYLGRERETQVAALQSGLPWLPWDASLAEGI